The window GAAGAGCGTTCCACTTTGCGGTTTGTCTACCATACGAGACAGGTACGCCCGCTGACGATAAATCATTTTGGCCTTCCGACCAGTTCCGACCGGGTCCGGGTGCCCACAACGGGACAGATTTTCGACAGCCTACCGATACCGGCCGCGGGACTCGACGTCCCGGAGGCGGGCGATGACTTCCTCCGACCCGACCGATTCGTAGCCTGCTTCGAGGGCGTCGACCAGCGGTCCGGCGTCGTCCGCTGTGCCTTCGACACTCTGAGCGAACACGTGGAGGTCCATCGCGTGGTCTTCGACGTGGCCGGTGTGGAACCCGAGTCCGAAGTCGATGAGGTGGACGTGCGTCTCTCCGTCGGGTCCAGTTCCGACGCGGATGTTTCGCGTCGTCGGGTCACCGTGGACGATGCCTGCCTCGTGAAGGCGCGCGAGGTACTCGCCGACGACGCGGACGGCGGCCGGGTCGAGTCGTTCCGCGAGGTCAGCGTCTCCGACTCTCTGGAAGGTGATGACGCCATCGACGGGGTCTACGTCGCGGATGATTGGCGTCCGAACGCCCACCCGGCGAGCGTCGCTCGTCAGGCGTGCTTCCGCCTTCGTCCGCTCTCTGCGGAGTCTGTCGTCGAGTTCCGGGTGTCGGTACGTCTTGGGAACACGACGTTTGACGACTTCGTCGGTGCCGATATCGACTGTGGCTTCGGCCCCGCGGATGGCACCGTCGTCGGTGTAGGCGCGAGCGACCGATTCGTCGGTGCCGCGCCACGTCACTTCGACCTGGTCCGGGCGGAAGTTCGGGTCCACGGCGGAGTCTTCGACGGCGAGGGTGTCGCCCGCGGCGAACATCCGCGCGCCGAGGAGGGCAATCATCCCCGCGTTGTCGCCGAGGAATCGCGGTTCGGGCGCGTGGAACTTCGCACCGCGCTGGTCGCACATCTCGGCGAGCATCTCGCGGAGGCGGGCGTTGTTCCCGACGCCGCCACCGAGGACGAGTTCGTCTGTCCCCGTGAGCGAGAGTGCACGCTCTGCGACTTCGGTGAGCATGCCGAAGATTGTCTCCTGCAACCCGGCGGAGATGTCTTCGACGGGCGTGCCAGCGTCCGCCTCGTCCTTCGCGGCGCTCATGATGCCCGAGAAAGAGAAGTCCATCCCCTTGACGACGTACGGTAACTCGACGTACTCGCCGTCTTTGGCGGCCGCTTCGACTTTGGGGCCGCCGGGGTGGGTCCACCCGACGTGGCGGGTGAACTTGTCGATGGCGTTACCGACGCCGGTGTCCATCGTCTCGCCGAGGACGCGGTAGCGACCGTTGTGGTAGCCGAGCAGGTGGGCGTTCGCGCCAGAGGCGTTCAGGCAGACGGGCGACTCGAACCCGGACTGGTAGCGACCGATTTCGAGGTGGGCCACCATGTGGTTGACGCCGACGAGCGGTACGTCCAGCGTCTGGGCGACAGACCGGGCCGCAGTGCCGACGATACGGAGACACGGGCCAAGCCCCGGCCCGCGAGAGAACGCGACTGCGTCGACGACAGGGCCGTCTCCGTCGTGTCTGGCGGCGGCGTGGTCGAGGGCGGTTTCGACCACTTCGGGGATGGCGGTTCCCATGTGTTCGGCCGCCTCGCGCGGGTGGATGCCGCCGCTGTCGGGTTGATACGGGTTCGATTCGATGAAGATGTGGTCTGCAGACGGCTCTGGAGTTCGGTCGGTTCCGGCGCGAAGGGCGTCGGGGTCGTCCGTCTCGAAAACCGCGGCGCTCGCGGCCCACGCAGTACCTTCGATTCCGAGAATGCGCATCGAGAGTTGGTCGAAAACGGCGATTCGAAACCGAGATTAGGCCTCTTCGGCCTCGGCTTCGGCGTCGGTAATCTTGTTGCGTTCGAGCATGTGTTCCTGTTCGACGTCGCGGGCGAACTCGGGGCTCTCGTAGACCTTCGCGTAGCCAGCGGTCTTGCGCATGCCGAACTTCGTGTCGAGTTCGTGGACGACGACTTCGTCAGAGTCCTTGTTCAACTTGGCCGCGAGCGAGTCACGAACCGACAGACGGG is drawn from Haloferax litoreum and contains these coding sequences:
- a CDS encoding bifunctional N(6)-L-threonylcarbamoyladenine synthase/serine/threonine protein kinase, whose translation is MRILGIEGTAWAASAAVFETDDPDALRAGTDRTPEPSADHIFIESNPYQPDSGGIHPREAAEHMGTAIPEVVETALDHAAARHDGDGPVVDAVAFSRGPGLGPCLRIVGTAARSVAQTLDVPLVGVNHMVAHLEIGRYQSGFESPVCLNASGANAHLLGYHNGRYRVLGETMDTGVGNAIDKFTRHVGWTHPGGPKVEAAAKDGEYVELPYVVKGMDFSFSGIMSAAKDEADAGTPVEDISAGLQETIFGMLTEVAERALSLTGTDELVLGGGVGNNARLREMLAEMCDQRGAKFHAPEPRFLGDNAGMIALLGARMFAAGDTLAVEDSAVDPNFRPDQVEVTWRGTDESVARAYTDDGAIRGAEATVDIGTDEVVKRRVPKTYRHPELDDRLRRERTKAEARLTSDARRVGVRTPIIRDVDPVDGVITFQRVGDADLAERLDPAAVRVVGEYLARLHEAGIVHGDPTTRNIRVGTGPDGETHVHLIDFGLGFHTGHVEDHAMDLHVFAQSVEGTADDAGPLVDALEAGYESVGSEEVIARLRDVESRGRYR
- a CDS encoding 30S ribosomal protein S24e — its product is MEIEIISEEENPMLHRSDVRFEIVHEEATPSRLSVRDSLAAKLNKDSDEVVVHELDTKFGMRKTAGYAKVYESPEFARDVEQEHMLERNKITDAEAEAEEA